A window of the Henckelia pumila isolate YLH828 chromosome 3, ASM3356847v2, whole genome shotgun sequence genome harbors these coding sequences:
- the LOC140891037 gene encoding putative clathrin assembly protein At5g57200 isoform X7, translated as MESFRKAYGALKDSTKIGLATIKSDFKDLDIAIIKATNHDECPPKERHVRKILVAVSVSRPRADVAYCIYALSRRLAKTRNWIVAIKTLIVFHRTLREADPSFREEILRYSQRRNLFHVSKFKDFSSILAWDCSVWVRTYGLFLEERLECFRTLNYDVETDEMMKDGELLRKLPALQQLLHRTVDCQPQGVASHNFLVQYAAALVLKESFKIYCTISDGITKLIAKFFKMPKNDAIRVLDIYRRSAHHTELLVDFYKFCKTLALARTSQFPVLRQLPPSFLETMEKYVKEAPLLRSVPSNKQLEYRVTEAVPQKSKGMGREEIRQGFENDLKKPEFINHEIGTPTLISSKEPTDLIASDRLNPKAVALDQSNALALAIIESDDNPRSANDMIETGSGWELALVTAPSNMNSTQATDSRMAGGFDKLLLDSLYEDNVARRQIELHRAGYSSCQEYETTTRNTLTRYNPFDTWNDVEPRGDLQSSMMPQLDQQMFFHDQDSSRMMLPWNPYAASQQTRDPSAFGGPFIVSSGMGNHALL; from the exons ATGGAAAGCTTTCGCAAGGCCTATGGGGCTCTTAAAGACTCCACAAAGATTGGTCTTGCAACGATCAAAAGTGACTTTAAG GATTTGGACATTGCAATTATAAAGGCAACGAATCACGATGAATGTCCTCCGAAAGAACGACATGTTAGAA AAATACTTGTTGCAGTATCGGTATCGCGTCCTAGAGCCGACGTTGCCTATTGTATTTATGCACTGTCAAGAAGATTGGCAAAGACACGTAATTGGATT GTCGCGATAAAGACTTTGATTGTTTTCCATAGGACGTTAAGAGAGGCAGATCCAAGCTTCAGAGAGGAAATACTGCGCTACTCGCAGAGAAGAAATTTATTCCATGTTTCCAAGTTCAAGGATTTCTCAAGTATTTTAG CTTGGGATTGCTCGGTTTGGGTACGAACATACGGACTCTTTCTTGAGGAAAGACTCGAATGTTTCAGGACATTGAATTACGACGTAGAAACTGATGAG ATGATGAAGGACGGTGAACTATTGAGGAAGTTACCTGCATTGCAACAGCTTCTTCATCGTACAGTGGATTGCCAG CCTCAGGGAGTCGCGAGCCATAATTTTCTCGTCCAATATGCGGCGGCCCTG GTTTTGAAAGAGAGCTTCAAAATTTACTGCACTATCAGCGATGGGATCACGAAACTTATTGCGAAG TTTTTCAAAATGCCAAAGAACGACGCTATTCGAGTTCTTGATATTTACAGAAGATCTGCACATCAT ACAGAACTTTTAGTAGATTTTTATAAATTCTGCAAAACTTTGGCTCTTGCTCGGACATCTCAGTTTCCGGTACTGAGACAG CTTCCACCGTCATTTCTTGAAACTATGGAGAAATATGTTAAGGAAGCACCTCTGTTACGTTCTGTACCGTCAAATAAACAACTG GAGTACCGAGTGACAGAAGCAGTACCACAGAAATCCAAAGGTATGGGTCGAGAAGAGATTAGACAAGGATTCGAGAACGACTTAAAGAAGCCTGAGTTTATAAATCATGAAATAGGAACTCCAACCTTAATATCTTCTAAGGAGCCCACTGATCTTATT GCTTCGGACCGGTTAAATCCGAAAGCCGTGGCATTAGACCAAAGCAATGCATTGGCTCTTGCAATAATTGAATCAG ACGATAATCCACGATCAGCCAATGATATGATCGAAACCGGATCCGGGTGGGAGTTGGCATTAGTCACAGCACCAAGCAACATGAACAGCACCCAAGCGACCGATTCTAGAATG GCTGGGGGATTCGACAAGCTTCTACTGGATAGCTTGTATGAAGACAACGTTGCACGGAGACAGATAGAGCTGCATCGTGCAGGATACAGTTCGTGCCAAGAATACGAGACAACTACACGAAACACACTGACTCGATACAACCCTTTTGACACATGGAACGACGTTGAACCTCGCGGTGACTTGCAGTCGTCAATGATGCCCCAACTTGATCAGCAAATGTTTTTTCATGATCAGGACAGTAGTAGGATGATGTTACCTTGGAATCCGTATGCGGCGTCGCAACAAACGAGGGATCCAAGTGCATTTGGTGGTCCGTTTATCGTTTCAAGTGGAATGGGAAATCATGCATTACTTTAG